A section of the Prochlorococcus sp. MIT 1341 genome encodes:
- a CDS encoding PRC-barrel domain-containing protein — MTTTQPSNDPLATVPSDRLWLRSELMGTQVITRDTGRRLGVVGEVVVDIDRREVIALGLRDNPLTRFLPGLPRWMPLEQIKQVGDVILVDSADSLSEGFTPERFSRVINCQVITESGEQLGRVLGFAFDIETGELTTLVMGALGVPLLGEGVLSTWEIPVEEIVSSGTDRIIVYEGAEEKLKQLNSGVLEKLGVGGSSWEEQERERYRVNLVPVENQLSSGQANDDEQLRIEASTSQTFQPEEELEYVELNRPIEETRFQQRYLDEMPPTRTQSGYDNYEEESQFLDDGFQSKSRSPQDEKDQQRKSPSEREIRSNEDLLDVEPLDFNSDKNKKANNPKQRSRVNELEDPW, encoded by the coding sequence TTGACCACAACCCAGCCCTCTAATGATCCTCTAGCAACAGTGCCTAGTGACCGCCTCTGGCTTAGATCAGAGTTAATGGGGACGCAGGTCATCACACGAGACACGGGTAGACGGCTTGGAGTAGTTGGTGAGGTTGTAGTCGATATTGATCGCAGAGAAGTAATAGCACTTGGTTTGCGTGATAATCCCCTAACCAGGTTCCTTCCAGGTCTTCCGCGCTGGATGCCTCTTGAGCAAATTAAGCAAGTCGGAGATGTAATTCTCGTTGATTCAGCTGACTCTTTAAGCGAAGGCTTTACTCCAGAACGTTTTAGCCGAGTCATCAATTGCCAGGTGATAACTGAATCAGGAGAACAACTAGGCAGAGTGCTGGGATTCGCCTTTGACATTGAGACTGGAGAACTCACTACACTAGTAATGGGAGCTTTAGGGGTTCCCCTTTTGGGAGAAGGTGTCCTGAGCACATGGGAGATACCAGTAGAAGAAATTGTAAGTAGCGGCACAGACCGAATAATTGTTTATGAGGGAGCAGAAGAAAAGCTCAAGCAACTAAACAGTGGTGTTTTAGAAAAGCTTGGAGTTGGTGGATCAAGTTGGGAAGAACAAGAAAGAGAAAGATATAGAGTCAACCTAGTTCCTGTCGAAAACCAACTGTCTTCTGGTCAAGCAAATGATGATGAGCAGCTAAGGATTGAAGCTTCAACTTCACAAACTTTTCAACCAGAGGAGGAGCTGGAATATGTAGAACTCAACAGGCCAATTGAAGAGACACGTTTTCAGCAAAGATATTTAGATGAAATGCCACCAACTAGAACACAATCTGGCTACGACAATTATGAAGAGGAGAGCCAATTCTTAGATGATGGCTTTCAATCCAAAAGCAGGTCGCCTCAAGATGAAAAAGATCAACAAAGAAAGTCTCCTTCTGAAAGAGAAATTAGAAGTAATGAAGACCTTTTAGATGTTGAACCTTTGGACTTTAACAGCGACAAGAATAAAAAAGCAAATAACCCTAAGCAAAGGTCTAGAGTAAATGAATTGGAAGACCCATGGTGA